One Ranitomeya variabilis isolate aRanVar5 chromosome 5, aRanVar5.hap1, whole genome shotgun sequence DNA window includes the following coding sequences:
- the LOC143774634 gene encoding olfactory receptor 1500-like — protein MQENNRTLVTEFYILGFQVSQNLRILLFCLFFVVYCLILCGNFLIVILVSTSKTLHTPMYYFISQLSISDILLTSDIVPNMLHVLLNSWSTITFTGCITQFYFFCSSVVFECFLLALMSFDRYVAICNPLRYASIMTNHHCAILAICCWVFGFSITLICVITTATLNFCGQKVINHLFCDLDPLIELSCSETFVLNLEIYLVSIPTVIIPTVVIVASYTYIVVTVLKIPSKTGRQKAFSTCCSHLTVVSIFYGTIFGVYVVPKKGRTLTMSKILSLLYTVLTPLVNPIIYSLRNEDIKKAVQQFIHNISKSPGK, from the coding sequence ATGCAGGAGAACAACAGGACGCTGGTCACAGAATTTTACATCTTAGGATTTCAAGTCAGTCAAAATTTGAGAATTTTACTGTTCTGTCTGTTTTTTGTTGTTTATTGTCTGATATTATGTGGAAATTTCCTGATCGTCATCTTGGTGTCCACCAGCAAGACCCTCCACACTCCAATGTACTACTTCATCTCACAATTGTCCATCAGTGACATCTTGTTGACCTCAGATATTGTTCCGAACATGCTCCATGTTTTACTGAATAGTTGGAGTACCATTACTTTTACTGGATGTATCACTCAGTTTTATTTCTTCTGCTCCTCAGTAGTTTTTGAATGTTTTCTTCTCGCTTTAATGTCTTTTGACAGATATGTGGCCATCTGTAACCCCCTCCGCTATGCCTCTATAATGACAAACCATCATTGTGCAATATTGGCCATATGCTGTTGGGTGTTTGGATTTTCTATTACTTTAATTTGTGTCATAACAACAGCAACGCTAAACTTTTGTGGTCAAAAAGTCATTAACCATTTATTCTGTGACCTTGATCCCTTAATAGAACTTTCCTGTTCTGAAACCTTCGTACTAAATTTAGAGATTTATTTAGTAAGTATTCCAACTGTAATTATTCCAACTGTAGTAATTGTAGCATCTTATACCTACATTGTTGTCACAGTGTTAAAGATTCCATCCAAAACCGGCAGacagaaagccttctccacctgctgCTCCCACCTCACTGTGGTCTCCATATTCTACGGGACTATATTTGGTGTTTACGTTGTCCCAAAAAAAGGCCGAACACTCACGATGAGTAAGATCCTCTCGCTGCTATATACTGTGCTAACTCCTTTGGTCAACCCAATTATATATAGTTTGAGAAATGAAGACATTAAAAAAGCCGTACAACAATTTATTCATAACATAAGCAAAAGCCCTGGAAAATGA